Proteins found in one Nocardia brasiliensis ATCC 700358 genomic segment:
- the arc gene encoding proteasome ATPase → MSPIENSDSAAWRELEAVRAEAAALRRQLADSPDRARELEARIDSLTIRNTKLMDTLKEARQQLVALREEVDRLGQPPSGYGILIGVYDDQTVDVFTSGRKMRLTCSPNIETSTLEYGQTVRLNEALTVVEAGVYDAVGEIGTLREILDDGRRALVVGHADEERVVWLAGPLAKVAEMDDLEDPDSPIRKLRPGDSLLVDTKAGFAFERIPKAEVEDLVLEEVPDVDYGDIGGLGRQIEQIRDAVELPFLHKDLFREYALRPPKGVLLYGPPGCGKTLIAKAVANSLAKKIAEARGEDAKEAKSFFLNIKGPELLNKFVGETERHIRIIFQRAREKASEGTPVIVFFDEMDSIFRTRGSGVSSDVETTVVPQLLSEIDGVEGLENVIVIGASNREDMIDPAILRPGRLDVKIKIERPDAESAQDIFSKYLVEDLPLHADDVAEFGGDKAMCIRAMIDRVVERMYAESEDNRFLEVTYANGDKEVLYFKDFNSGAMIQNIVDRSKKYAIKSVLDTGNPGLRIQHLYDSIVDEFSENEDLPNTTNPDDWARISGKKGERIVYIRTLVTGKNASASRAIDTESNTGQYL, encoded by the coding sequence ATGAGCCCCATCGAGAATTCGGATTCGGCGGCCTGGAGAGAGCTCGAGGCAGTACGCGCCGAGGCCGCTGCGCTCCGAAGGCAACTCGCCGATTCGCCGGATCGCGCACGGGAATTGGAAGCCCGCATCGATTCGCTGACCATTCGCAACACGAAGCTGATGGACACCCTCAAGGAGGCGCGCCAGCAGCTGGTCGCGTTGCGTGAGGAAGTCGATCGGCTGGGTCAGCCGCCGAGCGGCTACGGCATCCTGATCGGCGTGTACGACGATCAAACGGTCGACGTGTTCACTTCGGGTCGCAAGATGCGGTTGACGTGTTCGCCGAACATCGAGACCTCGACCCTCGAATACGGTCAGACCGTACGCCTCAACGAGGCGCTCACGGTGGTCGAGGCCGGCGTCTACGACGCGGTCGGCGAGATCGGCACCCTGCGCGAGATCCTCGACGATGGTCGCCGCGCCCTGGTGGTCGGCCACGCCGACGAGGAGCGCGTGGTCTGGCTGGCGGGTCCGCTGGCCAAGGTCGCCGAGATGGACGACCTGGAAGACCCCGACTCCCCGATTCGCAAACTGCGCCCCGGTGATTCGCTGCTGGTGGACACCAAGGCAGGCTTCGCGTTCGAGCGCATCCCCAAGGCCGAGGTCGAAGACCTTGTGCTGGAAGAGGTTCCGGATGTCGACTACGGCGACATCGGTGGCCTCGGCCGGCAGATCGAGCAGATCCGCGATGCGGTCGAACTGCCCTTCCTGCACAAGGATCTGTTCCGTGAGTACGCGTTGCGCCCGCCCAAGGGCGTGCTGCTCTACGGTCCGCCCGGCTGCGGTAAGACGCTCATCGCCAAGGCGGTGGCCAATTCGCTGGCCAAGAAGATCGCCGAGGCGCGCGGTGAGGATGCCAAGGAAGCCAAGTCGTTCTTCCTGAACATCAAGGGCCCCGAGCTGCTGAACAAGTTCGTCGGCGAGACCGAGCGCCACATCCGGATCATCTTCCAGCGGGCGCGCGAGAAGGCGTCCGAGGGCACGCCGGTGATCGTGTTCTTCGACGAGATGGATTCCATCTTCCGCACCCGTGGTTCGGGCGTGTCCTCCGATGTGGAGACCACGGTCGTGCCGCAGCTGCTCTCGGAGATCGACGGTGTCGAGGGCCTCGAGAACGTCATCGTGATCGGCGCCTCCAACCGCGAGGACATGATCGACCCCGCGATCCTGCGGCCCGGCCGGCTCGACGTGAAGATCAAGATCGAGCGTCCGGACGCCGAATCGGCCCAGGACATCTTCTCGAAGTACCTGGTCGAGGATCTGCCGCTGCACGCCGACGACGTCGCCGAGTTCGGTGGCGACAAGGCGATGTGCATCCGCGCGATGATCGATCGGGTGGTCGAGCGGATGTACGCCGAGAGCGAGGACAACCGCTTCCTGGAGGTCACCTACGCCAACGGTGACAAGGAGGTCCTGTACTTCAAGGACTTCAACTCCGGCGCCATGATCCAGAACATCGTGGACCGGTCCAAGAAGTACGCCATCAAGTCCGTCCTCGACACCGGCAACCCGGGCCTGCGCATCCAGCATCTCTACGATTCGATCGTGGACGAGTTCTCCGAGAACGAGGACCTGCCCAACACCACGAATCCCGATGACTGGGCCCGCATCTCGGGCAAGAAGGGCGAACGCATCGTCTACATCCGCACCCTGGTGACCGGCAAGAACGCCAGCGCCAGCCGCGCGATCGACACCGAGTCCAACACCGGCCAGTACCTGTAG
- a CDS encoding tRNA (adenine-N1)-methyltransferase, producing the protein MTARRTGPFTTGDRVQLTDAKGRLYTVVLEPGKEFHTHRGGIKHDSLIGADEGSVVNSTNGTPYLALRPLLIDYVLSMPRGAAVIYPKDAAQIVHEGDMFPGARVLEAGAGSGALTCSLLRAVGPQGEVVSYEIREDHAEHAIRNVETFYGERPANWSLTVGDVADYDGAPVDRAVLDMLAPWDALPAVSKALVPGGVLIVYVATVTQLSKVVEALREQECWTEPRSWESMVRGWHVVGLAVRPEHRMQGHTAFLVSARRLAEGTVTPKPQRRPSKG; encoded by the coding sequence ATGACGGCCAGACGGACCGGGCCATTCACCACCGGTGACCGGGTACAGCTGACCGATGCCAAAGGCCGCCTGTACACGGTGGTCTTGGAGCCGGGCAAGGAATTCCACACCCACCGCGGCGGTATCAAGCACGACAGCTTGATCGGCGCCGACGAAGGCTCTGTGGTCAATTCGACCAACGGCACTCCGTATTTGGCCTTGCGCCCACTGCTGATCGATTACGTGCTGTCGATGCCGCGCGGTGCGGCCGTGATCTACCCGAAGGACGCGGCGCAGATCGTGCACGAGGGCGATATGTTCCCCGGCGCGCGGGTATTGGAGGCCGGCGCCGGTTCCGGCGCGCTCACCTGCTCGTTGTTGCGTGCGGTCGGCCCGCAGGGCGAGGTCGTTTCCTACGAAATTCGCGAGGATCACGCCGAGCACGCCATCCGCAATGTCGAGACTTTCTACGGCGAACGCCCGGCTAACTGGTCGCTGACCGTCGGCGATGTGGCCGATTACGACGGCGCGCCCGTCGATCGCGCGGTGCTCGACATGCTCGCGCCGTGGGACGCGCTGCCTGCGGTGTCGAAGGCCCTGGTCCCCGGCGGCGTGCTGATCGTCTACGTGGCCACCGTGACGCAATTGTCCAAGGTGGTCGAGGCGCTGCGCGAACAGGAGTGCTGGACCGAGCCGCGCTCCTGGGAGTCGATGGTGCGAGGCTGGCACGTGGTCGGCCTCGCGGTGCGCCCGGAGCATCGCATGCAGGGCCATACCGCCTTCCTGGTGAGCGCACGCCGCCTCGCGGAGGGCACGGTGACCCCCAAGCCGCAGCGCCGCCCGTCCAAGGGCTGA
- a CDS encoding RecB family exonuclease, producing the protein MSSPVSRPPVDGTPPHTPGAPASRSRPALSPSRAMDFKQCPLKYRYRAIDRIPEAPTRHAVRGTMVHAVLEDLYGLPAPERRPERADTLVVPAWARIAAEHPEVATLISDAELDGFLGEVRTLVQTYYRLEDPTRFDPESREARVEVELDDGVLLRGFVDRIDVAPAGQLRVVDYKTGRSPGPTQETRALFQLKFYALVVLRTRGIVPAQLRLIYLADEQILTYAPDEAELLRFERTLSALWQAIREAGRTGEFQPNPGWLCAYCDYKPLCPEFGGTPPPYPGWPDGGANESPAETLADAVAD; encoded by the coding sequence ATGAGCTCGCCCGTGTCCAGGCCCCCTGTCGACGGCACACCGCCGCACACCCCTGGCGCACCGGCGAGTCGTTCCCGTCCCGCGCTGTCGCCTTCGCGGGCAATGGATTTCAAGCAGTGCCCGCTGAAGTACCGATACCGCGCGATCGACCGTATCCCCGAGGCGCCGACTCGGCACGCGGTGCGCGGCACCATGGTGCACGCGGTGCTGGAGGATCTGTACGGGTTACCCGCGCCCGAGCGGCGACCGGAGCGCGCGGACACACTCGTGGTCCCCGCCTGGGCCCGGATCGCAGCGGAGCACCCCGAGGTGGCCACGCTGATCAGCGATGCCGAGCTGGACGGATTTCTCGGTGAGGTGCGCACGCTGGTGCAGACCTACTACCGGCTGGAGGATCCGACGCGCTTCGACCCGGAGTCGCGGGAAGCCCGCGTCGAGGTGGAGCTCGACGACGGAGTTCTGTTGCGCGGCTTCGTCGATCGCATCGATGTGGCCCCGGCCGGACAGCTGCGCGTGGTCGACTACAAGACCGGCCGCTCCCCCGGGCCGACCCAGGAGACCAGGGCGCTGTTCCAGCTCAAGTTCTACGCGCTGGTGGTGCTGCGCACCCGCGGCATCGTGCCCGCCCAGTTGCGCCTGATCTACCTGGCCGACGAGCAGATCCTCACCTACGCGCCGGACGAGGCGGAGCTGTTGCGCTTCGAACGCACCCTGTCCGCGCTGTGGCAGGCCATCCGCGAGGCGGGCCGCACCGGGGAGTTCCAGCCGAACCCCGGCTGGCTGTGCGCGTACTGCGACTACAAACCGCTGTGCCCCGAATTCGGCGGCACCCCACCGCCCTACCCGGGCTGGCCGGACGGCGGGGCGAACGAGTCCCCCGCCGAGACCCTCGCCGACGCGGTCGCCGACTGA
- a CDS encoding YeiH family protein, with amino-acid sequence MSDTAARAGITVEPGESGTDAASSAPVRSETVALQAVSRPTGTAIVAGIAVVLVLGALTRYFDTHVPRWAVGTPLQRVAKSIEFPVYAIAIGLLGNVVLSKLALRDRLSAGFRTEFFIKTGVVLLGASINLKILVTAAGPSILQALLLITVVFGFTWWLGGRLGLDDKLRALLSSAVSICGVSAAIAAAGAVQARREQIAYAASLVIIFALPSIFLLPWLADVLGLSDAVAGAWIGGNIDTTAAVAASGAIAGEQALQIATIVKTTQNALIGLVAIALTAYFTLRVERVAGAARPSARGLWERFPKFVLGFVAASVIGTLYLQAAGKKSGAAHIAIVNDLRTWFLIFAFVSIGLEFSLRGLREAGWRPIVVFGSAVVVNLAVGLGLSVLLFHDFTI; translated from the coding sequence ATGTCGGATACCGCAGCGCGGGCGGGCATTACGGTCGAGCCGGGTGAGAGCGGAACGGACGCCGCATCTTCGGCCCCGGTGCGCTCGGAAACGGTGGCATTACAGGCGGTTTCGCGGCCCACCGGCACGGCGATCGTGGCGGGTATCGCGGTGGTCCTCGTGCTCGGCGCGCTGACCCGCTACTTCGACACCCATGTCCCGCGGTGGGCGGTGGGCACGCCGCTGCAGCGAGTGGCGAAGTCGATCGAGTTCCCGGTATACGCCATCGCGATCGGCCTGCTCGGCAACGTCGTGCTCAGCAAACTCGCACTGCGCGACCGGCTTTCGGCCGGGTTCCGCACCGAATTCTTCATCAAGACCGGTGTGGTGCTGCTCGGCGCCTCGATCAACCTGAAGATCCTGGTGACCGCGGCGGGTCCGTCGATCCTGCAGGCGCTCTTGCTGATCACCGTCGTCTTCGGGTTCACCTGGTGGCTGGGCGGGCGGCTCGGGCTCGACGACAAGCTGCGGGCGCTGCTGTCCTCCGCGGTGTCGATCTGCGGCGTGAGCGCGGCCATCGCGGCGGCGGGCGCGGTGCAGGCGCGGCGCGAGCAGATCGCCTACGCGGCCTCCCTGGTGATCATCTTCGCGCTGCCGTCGATCTTCCTGCTGCCCTGGCTCGCGGACGTGCTCGGGCTCTCCGACGCGGTGGCGGGCGCCTGGATCGGCGGCAACATCGACACCACGGCGGCGGTCGCGGCCTCCGGCGCCATCGCGGGGGAGCAGGCGCTGCAGATCGCCACCATCGTGAAGACCACGCAGAACGCGCTGATCGGCCTCGTCGCCATCGCGTTGACCGCCTACTTCACCTTGCGGGTCGAGCGGGTCGCGGGCGCGGCCCGGCCCTCGGCGCGCGGGCTCTGGGAGCGGTTCCCCAAGTTCGTCCTCGGTTTCGTCGCCGCTTCGGTCATCGGCACGCTGTATCTCCAAGCGGCCGGCAAGAAGTCCGGTGCCGCGCATATCGCGATCGTCAACGACCTGCGCACCTGGTTCCTGATCTTCGCGTTCGTCTCCATCGGACTCGAGTTCTCGCTGCGCGGTCTGCGCGAGGCGGGCTGGCGGCCGATCGTCGTGTTCGGTTCGGCCGTCGTCGTCAACCTCGCGGTCGGCCTGGGCCTGTCGGTCCTGCTGTTCCACGACTTCACGATCTGA
- the hisG gene encoding ATP phosphoribosyltransferase has product MLRVAVPNKGALSEAATSILAEAGYRKRTDARDLTVLDPANQVEFFFLRPKDIAIYVGSGELDLGITGRDLALDSGAPVSERLGLGFGRSTFRYAAPAGQDWKVEDLYDKRIATSYPNLVLGDLRRRGIEAEVIRLDGAVEISIQLGVADAIADVVGSGRTLRQHNLIAFGESLCDSEGVLIERTGSDQKEKARNQLIARIQGVVFGQQYIMLDYDCPKELLDAAVAITPGLESPTVSPLADENWVAIRAMVPRKQGNEVMDQLADLGAKAILAFDIRSCRAF; this is encoded by the coding sequence ATGCTGCGCGTCGCAGTCCCCAACAAGGGCGCCCTGTCCGAAGCCGCCACCTCCATCCTGGCCGAGGCCGGTTACCGCAAACGCACCGATGCCCGCGACCTGACCGTGCTCGACCCGGCCAATCAGGTGGAATTCTTCTTCCTGCGGCCCAAGGACATCGCCATCTACGTCGGTTCCGGCGAACTGGATCTGGGCATCACCGGCCGCGACCTCGCCCTCGACTCCGGCGCGCCGGTCAGCGAGCGGCTCGGCCTCGGCTTCGGCCGCTCCACCTTCCGGTACGCCGCGCCCGCCGGACAGGACTGGAAGGTCGAGGACCTCTACGACAAGCGCATCGCCACCTCGTACCCGAATCTCGTGCTCGGCGATCTGCGGCGACGCGGTATCGAGGCCGAGGTGATCCGTCTCGACGGCGCGGTGGAGATCTCGATCCAGCTCGGCGTCGCCGACGCCATCGCCGATGTGGTCGGCTCGGGTCGTACCCTGCGCCAGCACAACCTGATCGCGTTCGGCGAATCGCTCTGCGATTCCGAGGGCGTGCTGATCGAGCGCACCGGCTCGGATCAGAAGGAGAAGGCGCGCAATCAGCTCATCGCGCGCATCCAGGGCGTTGTCTTCGGCCAGCAGTACATCATGCTGGACTACGACTGCCCGAAGGAGCTGCTCGACGCGGCCGTCGCGATCACCCCCGGACTGGAATCGCCGACGGTGTCGCCGCTGGCGGACGAGAACTGGGTCGCGATCCGCGCCATGGTGCCGCGCAAACAGGGCAACGAGGTGATGGACCAGCTCGCCGATCTTGGCGCGAAAGCCATCCTCGCCTTCGACATTCGCTCCTGCCGCGCCTTCTGA
- a CDS encoding phosphoribosyl-ATP diphosphatase, whose protein sequence is MKNFESLFAELQDRAVNRPEGSGTVAALDAGVHSQGKKVLEEAGEVWLAAEHESDESLAEEISQLLYWVQVLMVGRGLKLEDVYRHL, encoded by the coding sequence GTGAAGAACTTCGAATCCCTGTTCGCCGAGCTGCAGGATCGTGCGGTCAACCGCCCCGAGGGGTCCGGCACCGTGGCCGCGTTGGACGCCGGCGTGCACAGCCAGGGTAAGAAGGTGCTCGAGGAGGCCGGTGAGGTCTGGCTGGCCGCCGAGCACGAGAGCGACGAGTCGCTCGCCGAGGAGATCTCGCAGCTGCTGTACTGGGTTCAGGTGCTGATGGTGGGTCGTGGGCTGAAGCTCGAAGACGTGTACCGACATCTGTGA
- a CDS encoding NAD(P)H-dependent flavin oxidoreductase, whose protein sequence is MGLRTALTEMFDLRHPIVLAPMGGVAGGALAAAVSNAGGLGLVGSGDRAWLERELFIVAESARSAWGIGFLSWAVDDATLRWALAEYRPRAVMLSFGDPTPFVETVRAAGAALLVQVTDHDEARRAADVGADVIVAQGGEAGGHGAGRSTLTMVPTVADLVHPIPVLAAGGIADGRGLAAAVTLGAAGAMIGTRFEATHEAVLSPEEAKAIVAARGDETSRNRVFDIARRSPWPAKYTARMLRNPFFDRWQDREDDLRADTAAQDVYLDAVRRADPAAIPVWAGEGVDLITSIDPAAEVLTRIADEAATALARAARRLVDDV, encoded by the coding sequence ATGGGGTTGCGGACTGCGTTGACGGAAATGTTCGATCTGCGGCATCCGATTGTGTTGGCGCCCATGGGTGGGGTGGCCGGTGGGGCGCTGGCCGCCGCGGTATCCAATGCCGGTGGCCTGGGGCTGGTCGGCAGCGGGGATCGGGCGTGGCTCGAGCGCGAATTGTTCATCGTGGCCGAGTCCGCGCGCTCGGCGTGGGGTATCGGGTTCCTCAGCTGGGCGGTCGACGACGCGACGCTCCGGTGGGCGCTGGCCGAGTACCGGCCGCGGGCGGTGATGCTCTCGTTCGGCGACCCGACGCCGTTCGTCGAGACGGTGCGCGCCGCGGGCGCGGCGTTGCTGGTGCAGGTCACCGACCACGACGAGGCGCGGCGAGCCGCGGACGTCGGCGCGGACGTGATCGTCGCGCAGGGCGGCGAGGCCGGTGGGCACGGCGCGGGACGTTCCACCTTGACCATGGTGCCGACCGTCGCCGACCTGGTGCATCCCATTCCGGTGCTGGCCGCGGGCGGGATCGCGGACGGTCGCGGCCTGGCCGCGGCGGTGACGCTGGGCGCGGCCGGGGCCATGATCGGCACCCGCTTCGAGGCCACCCACGAGGCGGTCCTGTCGCCCGAGGAAGCGAAGGCGATCGTGGCCGCGCGCGGCGACGAGACCTCCCGCAACCGGGTGTTCGATATCGCCCGCCGCTCCCCCTGGCCCGCGAAGTACACCGCGCGCATGCTGCGCAACCCGTTCTTCGACCGCTGGCAGGACCGCGAGGACGACCTGCGCGCCGACACCGCCGCCCAAGACGTCTACCTCGACGCCGTACGCCGCGCCGACCCGGCCGCGATCCCCGTCTGGGCAGGCGAAGGCGTAGACCTGATCACCTCGATCGACCCCGCCGCCGAGGTACTGACCAGGATCGCCGACGAAGCCGCCACCGCCCTAGCCCGCGCGGCCCGCCGACTCGTCGACGACGTCTGA
- a CDS encoding choline/carnitine O-acyltransferase — protein sequence MTERTFAADDTLPRVPLPTLEASCHRFLEWCAPLLTADELATTEAAVADLLRPGSPARTLHAALAEYDATPGVGSWLDLFWPSRYLGRRDRIALNANFFFLFREETTLATSTGANQVERAAGIISAAVDYKLALDQEAIPPVLQRGQALSMWQNKYLFSETRIPGAEQDSVRVPYSAEWPGPSTAKHVVVFFRGSMFRMDVLGADGVPYSLDDLADGLREVLKAGARSTRTDSAVGHLTTKARGEWAASRQSLLAEPANAAALDTVETALFCVCLEDFAPRDELHACDQLLHGDSANRWFDKSVSFIVFGDGQAGINIEHCGLDGTTILSFVDAMLETSAQEHATRSGAQAQGLPAVEPIEFVLDAAQRNDIAAAGADFARYAADNATQTVSFTDFGTTRAKQLGISPDAFAQLSYQLAHRRSKGITGATYESIATRQYRNGRTEAMRVITPEMVAFVDAMQDESADRDARLAAARTAATAHVTRAKQCQAGDAPEQHLWELQWIQRRRGAELGVTEPIPLFDSPGWTIMRDDYLSTSSAPSVNIRYFGFGSTSPRCIGVAYVLLPDRWNLYLATPTAVADQMHAFADHLRTAVADLEALLSPS from the coding sequence TTGACCGAACGCACCTTCGCCGCCGACGACACCCTGCCCCGGGTGCCCCTGCCGACGCTGGAGGCCAGCTGCCACCGCTTTCTGGAGTGGTGCGCACCGCTGCTCACCGCCGATGAACTGGCCACCACCGAGGCCGCGGTCGCCGACCTGCTGCGCCCCGGCAGCCCCGCGCGCACGCTGCACGCGGCGCTGGCCGAATACGACGCCACGCCCGGCGTCGGCAGCTGGCTGGACCTGTTCTGGCCGTCGCGCTACCTGGGCCGGCGCGACCGGATCGCGCTGAACGCGAACTTCTTCTTCCTGTTCCGGGAGGAGACCACCCTGGCCACCTCGACCGGCGCGAACCAGGTGGAGCGGGCGGCGGGGATCATCAGCGCCGCAGTCGATTACAAGCTCGCGCTGGATCAGGAAGCGATCCCGCCGGTGCTGCAACGCGGGCAGGCGCTGTCCATGTGGCAGAACAAGTACCTGTTCTCCGAGACCCGGATTCCCGGCGCCGAACAGGACAGCGTGCGCGTCCCCTACAGCGCCGAATGGCCGGGGCCCTCGACCGCCAAGCATGTGGTGGTCTTCTTCCGCGGCAGCATGTTCCGGATGGACGTGCTCGGCGCCGACGGCGTGCCCTACTCGCTCGACGATCTCGCCGACGGCCTGCGCGAGGTGCTCAAAGCCGGCGCCCGCTCGACCCGGACCGATTCCGCGGTAGGGCATCTCACCACCAAGGCCCGCGGCGAATGGGCGGCGAGCAGGCAGTCGCTGCTCGCCGAACCGGCCAACGCGGCGGCCCTCGACACCGTCGAGACCGCGCTGTTCTGCGTCTGCCTGGAGGATTTCGCGCCGCGCGACGAGCTGCACGCGTGCGACCAACTGCTGCACGGTGACAGCGCGAACCGCTGGTTCGACAAGTCGGTGTCGTTCATCGTCTTCGGCGACGGCCAGGCGGGTATCAACATCGAGCACTGCGGGCTGGACGGCACCACCATCCTGTCCTTCGTGGACGCGATGCTGGAGACCTCGGCGCAGGAGCACGCCACTCGATCCGGCGCGCAGGCCCAGGGTTTACCTGCCGTCGAGCCGATCGAGTTCGTGCTGGACGCCGCGCAGCGCAACGACATCGCCGCCGCGGGCGCCGATTTCGCGCGGTACGCCGCCGACAATGCCACGCAGACCGTCTCTTTCACCGATTTCGGTACCACGCGGGCCAAGCAGCTCGGCATCTCGCCGGACGCGTTCGCGCAGTTGAGCTATCAGCTCGCGCACCGGCGCAGCAAGGGAATCACCGGTGCCACCTACGAATCCATCGCCACCCGGCAGTATCGCAACGGTCGCACCGAGGCGATGCGGGTGATCACGCCGGAGATGGTGGCGTTCGTGGACGCGATGCAGGACGAGTCCGCCGACCGGGACGCGCGGCTCGCGGCGGCGCGGACCGCCGCCACCGCGCACGTGACCAGGGCCAAGCAGTGCCAGGCCGGTGACGCGCCCGAACAGCACCTGTGGGAGCTGCAGTGGATCCAGCGCCGGCGCGGCGCGGAACTCGGTGTCACCGAGCCGATTCCGCTTTTCGACAGCCCCGGCTGGACGATCATGCGCGACGACTACCTGAGCACCAGCTCGGCCCCGTCGGTCAACATCCGCTACTTCGGTTTCGGCTCGACCAGCCCGCGCTGTATCGGTGTCGCCTACGTCCTGCTGCCCGACCGCTGGAACCTCTACCTCGCCACCCCCACCGCGGTCGCCGACCAGATGCACGCCTTCGCCGACCACCTCCGCACCGCCGTCGCCGATCTGGAGGCACTGCTCAGCCCGAGCTGA
- a CDS encoding class I SAM-dependent methyltransferase, producing MAVPLHTTGKASFDDIYERPDPRDYYARMSDLDYRIPELAKPIFQQQIREYRASARVATPTVLDIGCSYGVNAALLRFDTTMHDLTEHYRTADGDRAALIARDRAELGAAEGLPDVRFLGMDASAPALGYAEAAGLLHGTVHADLESGEPTDEQRELLASADLIISTGCIGYVTEKTLARVATAHPRRRPWMAHFVLRMFDFAPIAAELTALGYRTEQAPGLFEQRRFASVAEQTQVLNTLSAKGIDTTDRETEGWLYAGLYLSRPLPKHHADTEDQH from the coding sequence GTGGCAGTGCCGTTACACACGACCGGGAAAGCCTCCTTCGACGATATCTACGAACGTCCCGATCCCCGCGACTACTACGCCCGCATGTCCGACCTCGACTATCGCATTCCCGAACTGGCGAAACCGATCTTCCAGCAACAGATCCGGGAGTATCGCGCGTCCGCGCGGGTGGCCACGCCGACAGTGCTCGACATCGGCTGCTCCTACGGCGTCAACGCCGCGCTGCTGCGCTTCGACACCACCATGCACGACCTCACCGAGCACTACCGCACCGCCGACGGTGACCGCGCGGCGCTGATCGCCCGTGATCGCGCGGAACTCGGCGCGGCCGAAGGTCTGCCCGATGTCCGCTTCCTCGGCATGGACGCCTCCGCGCCCGCGCTCGGCTATGCCGAGGCGGCGGGACTGTTGCACGGCACGGTGCACGCCGATCTGGAATCCGGTGAGCCCACCGACGAGCAGCGCGAGCTGCTGGCGAGCGCCGACCTCATCATCTCCACCGGCTGTATCGGCTACGTCACCGAGAAAACTCTGGCCCGAGTCGCCACCGCCCATCCGCGCCGCCGGCCCTGGATGGCACACTTCGTGCTGCGCATGTTCGACTTCGCGCCGATCGCCGCCGAACTCACGGCGCTCGGCTACCGGACCGAGCAGGCGCCCGGGCTGTTCGAGCAGCGCAGGTTCGCCTCCGTCGCCGAACAGACCCAGGTGCTGAACACCTTGTCCGCCAAAGGGATCGACACTACCGACCGGGAAACCGAAGGCTGGCTCTACGCCGGCCTGTATCTATCGCGACCGTTGCCGAAGCACCACGCCGACACCGAGGACCAGCATTGA